In a single window of the Arachis hypogaea cultivar Tifrunner chromosome 6, arahy.Tifrunner.gnm2.J5K5, whole genome shotgun sequence genome:
- the LOC140173501 gene encoding glycolipid transfer protein 1-like produces the protein MVEGQVFRVPLEELAKVKSKEGKILTKPFLNVCKSVLPVLDMLGGAFSFVKSDVGGNILRLESRYESNPCEYKLLYRVVEKEIEDKTHKSSSSCTNALLWLTRGMDYSVKMFSNLEEHKNWSMQEACNDSYNKTLKCWHGWLAIKTFHVAMKLLPEREKFMQVLCGGGEFGPEMKKFCTDFSSVLEENHKFLASIGMDNLKA, from the exons ATGGTGGAAGGACAGGTATTTCGGGTACCTTTGGAGGAGTTGGCTAAAGTTAAATCTAAAGAGGGAAAGATACTCACTAAACCCTTCTTGAATGTATGCAAAAGTGTCTTACCGGTTTtag ACATGTTAGGGGGAGCATTTTCATTTGTAAAATCTGATGTTGGTGGTAACATATTG AGATTGGAATCTAGGTATGAGTCCAACCCTTGTGAATACAAACTTCTATACAGAGTAGTGGAGAAAGAAATTGAAGATAAAACACACAAGTCTTCATCTAGCTGCACTAATGCCCTACTATGGTTGACAAG GGGAATGGATTACAGTGTAAAAATGTTCAGCAACTTAGAGGAACATAAGAATTGGAGCATGCAAGAAGCTTGCAATGATTCATACAACAAGACACTCAAATGCTGGCATGGCTGGTTAGCTATTAAAACTTTCCAT GTTGCAATGAAGCTTCTTCCAGAAAGAGAAAAATTCATGCAAGTGCTTTGTGGTGGAGGGGAATTTGGACCCGAAATGAAAAAATTTTGTACCGATTTCTCTTCAGTGCTTGAGGAAAATCACAAATTTCTG GCTAGTATTGGAATGGATAATTTAAAAGCTTAA
- the LOC112695183 gene encoding uncharacterized protein, protein MPFSSQLFLTFFFSILLLSHQQPPLNPHEQESLYKVLHSINPTIPWRTLFPSHDFCISPPHGILCDYDDSQNDTVSFSHLLQLSFGYVSDESSNPPCSDNATLNSLLFTSFPFLQKLFFYNCFNASSLIVSTPQMLPFSFAFSSTLQELVFIDNPSLVMPIADIILQNFTSLRRLVLVNNGFHGELPETVGSFVNLEEVTLSGNNLSGEVPTSLGTLEKLKVLDLSHNDFHGCVPESFGDGKFMEMVKLDLSHNGFGCRVPESLGQLQSLELLDLSFNKFGNFGVPLFLGKVPTLKEVYLSGNNLGGVIPEIWENLGGIRGIGFSMMGLVGEIPASMGVYLKNLTYLGLDNNMLVGPVPEEFGLLDCADEINLENNNLSGKVPASIRVVGEKLKLKGNTQLCVDDRLMRCDNGERCDLLSQMKLCNKADNDILDAAAFLLSSACGVSSFDPLVLFFSLLGFVFCLYL, encoded by the coding sequence ATGCCCTTTTCTTCCCAACTCTTCTTAACATTCTTCTTCTCCATCCTTCTCCTCTCTCACCAACAACCTCCATTGAACCCACACGAACAAGAATCTCTCTACAAAGTCCTTCACTCCATCAACCCCACCATTCCATGGCGCACTCTCTTCCCTTCTCACGACTTCTGCATTTCCCCACCACACGGCATTCTCTGCGACTACGACGACTCTCAAAACGACACCGTTTCGTTTTCGCACCTCCTTCAGCTCAGCTTCGGCTACGTCTCCGATGAATCTTCAAACCCACCTTGTTCCGATAACGCCACCCTCAACTCTCTTCTCTTCACTTCATTTCCATTCCTTCAAAAACTCTTCTTTTATAACTGCTTCAACGCTTCATCACTCATCGTTTCCACTCCACAGATGCTTCCTTTCTCTTTCGCTTTCTCTTCAACTCTTCAAGAACTCGTTTTCATCGATAACCCATCTCTTGTTATGCCTATCGCGGATATTATTCTCCAAAACTTCACCAGCCTCAGAAGGCTTGTTCTGGTTAACAATGGCTTCCACGGTGAACTTCCAGAAACGGTTGGCTCTTTTGTTAACTTGGAAGAGGTTACTTTATCGGGTAACAACCTAAGCGGCGAGGTTCCAACAAGCTTGGGAACGCTGGAGAAGCTCAAGGTTCTTGATCTCAGCCACAACGACTTCCATGGTTGCGTACCCGAGAGTTTCGGTGATGGAAAATTCATGGAGATGGTGAAACTTGACCTGAGCCATAATGGATTTGGTTGTAGGGTCCCAGAGAGTCTTGGGCAGTTGCAAAGTTTGGAGCTTTTGGACCTAAGCTTCAACAAATTCGGAAACTTTGGGGTCCCTTTGTTTTTGGGAAAGGTTCCAACTTTGAAGGAGGTGTACCTGAGTGGGAATAATCTTGGAGGGGTGATTCCGGAAATATGGGAAAATCTTGGGGGTATTAGAGGAATTGGGTTTtctatgatggggcttgttggggAGATACCTGCTTCAATGGGGGTTTATCTGAAGAATCTGACATACCTAGGGCTTGATAACAACATGCTTGTGGGGCCCGTACCTGAGGAGTTTGGGCTTTTGGATTGTGCAGATGAGATCAACTTGGAGAACAACAACTTGAGTGGTAAGGTTCCAGCTTCAATTAGAGTTGTTGGGGAGAAGCTTAAGCTGAAAGGGAACACACAACTTTGTGTTGATGATAGGTTGATGAGGTGTGATAATGGTGAAAGGTGTGACTTGTTGAGTCAAATGAAGCTATGCAACAAAGCTGATAATGATATTCTTGATGCTGCTGCTTTCCTTTTGAGTAGTGCTTGTGGGGTTTCTTCTTTTGATCCTCTTGTCTTGTTCTTTTCTCTATTGGGGTTTGTTTTTTGTTTGTATTTGTAG
- the LOC112698008 gene encoding uncharacterized protein — protein sequence MSNNCKVKGILRGIRFISQIFESDKEQEIEIGHPTDVKHVAHIGWQGPSAENNPSWMNEFKSVHGLSASAPLSLHGDIHSQGDEYSDDSIKRGSRRQSMGNMRESHAKEKSDRPKNPKTRSSKSKESSSCNNNESTQPSNDMDSIQQQIQGCSSDLNLQPPRNNLLPDVPKLKVKDASSNAGSTSTKSRSSSRAQRNLNKEISSRSGHKARKKHRHFEEDQSESEQDQDQEGSDKILWTN from the exons ATGTCCAACAATTGCAAGGTGAAGGGGATTCTAAGAGGGATTAGATTCATTTCTCAGATATTTG AAAGtgataaagaacaagaaattgagaTTGGTCATCCCACAGATGTGAAGCATGTGGCCCACATCGGGTGGCAGGGTCCTTCGGCTGAAAATAATCCTAGCTGG ATGAACGAGTTTAAATCTGTTCATGGACTTTCAGCATCAGCACCTCTAAGTCTTCATGGAGACATTCATAGCCAAGGAGATGAATATTCCGACG ATTCAATAAAAAGAGGTTCAAGGAGGCAATCAATGGGAAACATGAGAGAATCTCATGCAAAGGAAAAATCAGACAGGCCAAAGAATCCAAAAACTAGGTCATCCAAATCAAAggaatcatcatcatgcaataaTAATGAATCCACCCAACCATCAAATGACATGGACTCTATCCAACAACAAATCCAAGGTTGTAGTAGTGACTTAAATTTGCAGCCACCTAGGAACAACCTATTACCAGATGTTCCTAAACTTAAAGTTAAAGATGCTTCTTCCAACGCTGGTTCTACCTCAACCAAGTCAAGATCATCATCAAGAGCACAAAGAAATTTGAACAAAGAAATCTCTTCTAGATCAGGCCACAAAGCTAGAAAGAAACATAGACATTTTGAAGAAGATCAATCAGAATCAGAACAAGACCAAGACCAAGAAGGATCTGACAAAATCCTCTGGACAAATTAG